The Paenibacillus dendritiformis region GTGTTCACAAAGACCGCCATTAGAGGAACGGATTGCGCCATTCCATTAGCAGTCCGTAATTGGCCGACTGCTCATCCTCCAAATAATCGGGCACGACCGCGACGGGCGTGCGGCCGCAGCGGAGCAAAAAGCTGACGACCGGATCGTGCCGCCGGCCTTCCATGACCTCCTGCACATATTGCTCGGCGGTCATCTCATCCGCGACGGCGCCGTAGCCGGGCATGCGGGCTCCGCCCAGAAGCCGGTCCAGCCCGAGGTGGACGACCGTGGCGTACATCGCCTGCATCATCCATTGCCCGATTCCATACTTCCGGTATTCGGGGCGGACGCATAGATCGACGACATATAAGGTTCGCCCCGCCGGATCGTGGTGGCGGATATACCCGTTGTCCGTCGCCGCTTCCCAGGACAGATGCTCGGCTTCGGCAGCAGGCGGAAGCATGAGGGCGGTCATCGATCCGACGGCCTGCCCGTCCATCTCGGCGCAGAGCGCCCCCGCCGGAAAGCGGGACACATGCTCTCCGATCTGCTCGCGGTTCCACCATAGTTCCTCGGGGAAGGGCGGCGGGAACGAGGCGCGCTGAATGTCAATGAGCGCTTCGGTATCGGACAAACTGTAATTGCGGATGGTCAGCCGCTTCGGCTTGCCTTCATGCAGCACATACATCGATTGGCTGAGCATCGCCGCTGCCCCCTTCACCAATCCGGGTACAGATCCGTGCGGCGATCGCGCCATGTCGTCACAGAGCCGCGTTCTCTCACTTGCTGCAGCAAGGACAGATCCAAATCCGCAGTCACGATCATATCGTTATTGATTTCTCCTTCGACGAGAATGCCGCGCGGCGGGAACGGAATGTCGTTCGGGGCGATAACGGCCGCCTGGCCGAAATTGGCCCTCATGAAATCAACGGTCGGCAAGGAGCCGACGGTTCCGGTCGCGACGACGTATACCTGGTTCTCGATCGCCCGGGCATGGCAGCAGTAGCGGACCCGGTAGAAGCCCTGCCGGTCATCGGTGCACGACGGGCAGAAGATGACATCGGCCCCTTGGGCGCGCACCATGCGGACAATCTCGGGAAATTCAATATCATAGCAGGTAAGAATGGCGAT contains the following coding sequences:
- a CDS encoding GNAT family N-acetyltransferase → MLSQSMYVLHEGKPKRLTIRNYSLSDTEALIDIQRASFPPPFPEELWWNREQIGEHVSRFPAGALCAEMDGQAVGSMTALMLPPAAEAEHLSWEAATDNGYIRHHDPAGRTLYVVDLCVRPEYRKYGIGQWMMQAMYATVVHLGLDRLLGGARMPGYGAVADEMTAEQYVQEVMEGRRHDPVVSFLLRCGRTPVAVVPDYLEDEQSANYGLLMEWRNPFL